In Rhododendron vialii isolate Sample 1 chromosome 9a, ASM3025357v1, the following are encoded in one genomic region:
- the LOC131300407 gene encoding mitogen-activated protein kinase 15-like isoform X8: protein MSLLGPVGGLVWEIVSTTVVTYAVPWLSEFVAQRILPLWQRYWPVIYQSVLVPAYHLVSDTIQPLLHDLLSNHGDSSAVSASESPPGGTLPLDQKTLDPPQDHDSLTVSNVSNGLVSDHEDIIGTSLSEMHTPLDGGGTVESNIQDRASEPILNPTSNGSSDHKDKTRIYVSDSTTQNGGGTLPHDQNIHASDPVLNPTTSMSSDNEDITRVSTSESPTRSEGGTPASVDVDFCREYDEGKRYRIEKVIGKGSCGVVCSAYDTQLREKVAIKKISDVFRHVSDATRILREIKLLRLLHHPDIVGIKHILLPPSRDFKDIYIVFELTECDLRDLIKANDELTPEHCRFFLYQLLRGLKYIHTANVFHRDLNPRNILTIADCKIKIRDFSHAFVDTPTAIFCADYVATRWYKAPELCGVGQFFSKYSAAIDIWSIGCIFAELLTGKPLFPGENHVHHLDLITDLLGTPSPESIAKIKNEGARTSLSSMGKKRPIPFPQKFPNVDPQALVLLKRMLALDPEDRPSAEEALADPYFNDLAGLEREPSAEPVMEAEFAFERLFVTKADIQELMYQEILEYHPQLKEHIKVLEPNATHSCSRRRRMLPRVGGVACILHHPHPS, encoded by the exons ATGTCACTTCTCGGACCGGTGGGGGGCTTGGTATGGGAAATTGTTTCGACCACTGTTGTGACATATGCCGTTCCTTGGCTCTCCGAGTTTGTGGCGCAGAGAATTCTCCCGTTGTGGCAGAGATATTGGCCTGTTATTTACCAGAGCGTCCTTGTTCCCGCATATCATCTTGTTTCAGATACTATTCAACCCTTACTACATGATCTTCTGTCTAATCATGGTGATTCCTCTGCAGTATCCGCGTCTGAATCTCCTCCTGGAGGGACTTTG CCCCTTGATCAGAAGACCCTTGATCCGCCACAAGACCATGATTCGCTTACCGTTTCCAATGTATCAAATGGTCTGGTATCTGATCATGAGGATATCATTGGGACGTCTCTCTCTGAAATGCACACTCCCCTTGATGGAGGAGGGACAGTGGAAAGC AACATCCAAGATCGGGCATCGGAGCCCATTTTAAATCCCACTAGCAACGGATCATCCGATCACAAGGATAAAACCAGGATTTATGTCTCTGATTCCACTACTCAAAATGGAGGAGGGACACTA CCCCATGATCAGAACATCCATGCATCAGACCCAGTTTTAAATCCTACTACCAGCATGTCCTCAGATAATGAGGATATCACTAGGGTATCTACCTCTGAATCTCCTACTCGAAGTGAAGGAGGGACACCA gcATCTGTGGATGTCGATTTTTGCAGGGAATATGACGAGGGGAAGAGGTATAGAATAGAGAAAGTAATTGGCAAGGGTAGCTGTGGTGTTGTCTGCTCAGCATATGATACTCAGCTCCGGGAAAAAGTTGCAATTAAGAAAATTAGTGATGTCTTTAGACATGTTTCTGATGCCACACGCATTCTTCGTGAGATTAAGCTTCTTCGATTACTCCATCATCCAGACATTGTGGGAATCAAGCATATCTTATTGCCTCCTTCCAGAGACTTCAAAGATATATACATTGTTTTCGAACTCACAGAATGTGATTTGCGCGACCTTATTAAAGCGAATGACGAGTTGACACCTGAACATTGTCGGTTCTTTCTGTATCAGCTTCTTCGAGGGTTGAAGTACATACACACAG CAAATGTCTTTCACCGAGATCTAAACCCAAGAAACATTTTAACAATTGCTGACTGCAAAATCAAGATACGTGACTTTAGTCATGCCTTCGTTGATACCCCAACTGCTATATTTTGCGCG GACTATGTTGCAACAAGATGGTACAAGGCTCCTGAATTGTGTGGAGTTGGACAGTTTTTCTCAAAG TACTCTGCTGCAATAGATATATGGAGCATTGGCTGCATATTTGCAGAACTTTTAACTGGAAAGCCTCTATTTCCTGGGGAAAATCATGTCCATCACTTGGACTTGATAACAGATCTTTTGGGCACACCATCTCCAGAATCCATTGCCAAG ATAAAGAATGAGGGAGCTCGTACGAGCTTAAGCAGCATGGGGAAGAAAAGGCCTATTCCTTTCCCCCAAAAGTTTCCAAATGTAGATCCACAAGCACTTGTGTTGCTGAAAAGAATGTTAGCCTTGGATCCCGAGGATCGACCGTCTGCTGAAGAG GCTCTTGCAGATCCATATTTCAATGATTTGGCTGGGCTTGAGAGGGAGCCGTCTGCTGAACCAGTTATGGAGGCTGAATTTGCATTTGAAAGACTATTTGTGACCAAGGCAGACATACAAGAACTAATGTACCAGGAGATTCTTGAATACCATCCGCAGTTGAAGGAGCACATAAAGGTATTGGAACCTAATGCAACCCATTCTTGTtcaaggaggaggaggatgttGCCCAGAGTGGGCGGAGTGGCATGTATACTGCATCACCCTCACCCTAGCTGA
- the LOC131300407 gene encoding mitogen-activated protein kinase 15-like isoform X12, producing the protein MSLLGPVGGLVWEIVSTTVVTYAVPWLSEFVAQRILPLWQRYWPVIYQSVLVPAYHLVSDTIQPLLHDLLSNHGDSSAVSASESPPGGTLPLDQKTLDPPQDHDSLTVSNVSNGLVSDHEDIIGTSLSEMHTPLDGGGTVESNIQDRASEPILNPTSNGSSDHKDKTRIYVSDSTTQNGGGTLASVDVDFCREYDEGKRYRIEKVIGKGSCGVVCSAYDTQLREKVAIKKISDVFRHVSDATRILREIKLLRLLHHPDIVGIKHILLPPSRDFKDIYIVFELTECDLRDLIKANDELTPEHCRFFLYQLLRGLKYIHTANVFHRDLNPRNILTIADCKIKIRDFSHAFVDTPTAIFCADYVATRWYKAPELCGVGQFFSKYSAAIDIWSIGCIFAELLTGKPLFPGENHVHHLDLITDLLGTPSPESIAKIKNEGARTSLSSMGKKRPIPFPQKFPNVDPQALVLLKRMLALDPEDRPSAEEALADPYFNDLAGLEREPSAEPVMEAEFAFERLFVTKADIQELMYQEILEYHPQLKEHIKVLEPNATHSCSRRRRMLPRVGGVACILHHPHPS; encoded by the exons ATGTCACTTCTCGGACCGGTGGGGGGCTTGGTATGGGAAATTGTTTCGACCACTGTTGTGACATATGCCGTTCCTTGGCTCTCCGAGTTTGTGGCGCAGAGAATTCTCCCGTTGTGGCAGAGATATTGGCCTGTTATTTACCAGAGCGTCCTTGTTCCCGCATATCATCTTGTTTCAGATACTATTCAACCCTTACTACATGATCTTCTGTCTAATCATGGTGATTCCTCTGCAGTATCCGCGTCTGAATCTCCTCCTGGAGGGACTTTG CCCCTTGATCAGAAGACCCTTGATCCGCCACAAGACCATGATTCGCTTACCGTTTCCAATGTATCAAATGGTCTGGTATCTGATCATGAGGATATCATTGGGACGTCTCTCTCTGAAATGCACACTCCCCTTGATGGAGGAGGGACAGTGGAAAGC AACATCCAAGATCGGGCATCGGAGCCCATTTTAAATCCCACTAGCAACGGATCATCCGATCACAAGGATAAAACCAGGATTTATGTCTCTGATTCCACTACTCAAAATGGAGGAGGGACACTA gcATCTGTGGATGTCGATTTTTGCAGGGAATATGACGAGGGGAAGAGGTATAGAATAGAGAAAGTAATTGGCAAGGGTAGCTGTGGTGTTGTCTGCTCAGCATATGATACTCAGCTCCGGGAAAAAGTTGCAATTAAGAAAATTAGTGATGTCTTTAGACATGTTTCTGATGCCACACGCATTCTTCGTGAGATTAAGCTTCTTCGATTACTCCATCATCCAGACATTGTGGGAATCAAGCATATCTTATTGCCTCCTTCCAGAGACTTCAAAGATATATACATTGTTTTCGAACTCACAGAATGTGATTTGCGCGACCTTATTAAAGCGAATGACGAGTTGACACCTGAACATTGTCGGTTCTTTCTGTATCAGCTTCTTCGAGGGTTGAAGTACATACACACAG CAAATGTCTTTCACCGAGATCTAAACCCAAGAAACATTTTAACAATTGCTGACTGCAAAATCAAGATACGTGACTTTAGTCATGCCTTCGTTGATACCCCAACTGCTATATTTTGCGCG GACTATGTTGCAACAAGATGGTACAAGGCTCCTGAATTGTGTGGAGTTGGACAGTTTTTCTCAAAG TACTCTGCTGCAATAGATATATGGAGCATTGGCTGCATATTTGCAGAACTTTTAACTGGAAAGCCTCTATTTCCTGGGGAAAATCATGTCCATCACTTGGACTTGATAACAGATCTTTTGGGCACACCATCTCCAGAATCCATTGCCAAG ATAAAGAATGAGGGAGCTCGTACGAGCTTAAGCAGCATGGGGAAGAAAAGGCCTATTCCTTTCCCCCAAAAGTTTCCAAATGTAGATCCACAAGCACTTGTGTTGCTGAAAAGAATGTTAGCCTTGGATCCCGAGGATCGACCGTCTGCTGAAGAG GCTCTTGCAGATCCATATTTCAATGATTTGGCTGGGCTTGAGAGGGAGCCGTCTGCTGAACCAGTTATGGAGGCTGAATTTGCATTTGAAAGACTATTTGTGACCAAGGCAGACATACAAGAACTAATGTACCAGGAGATTCTTGAATACCATCCGCAGTTGAAGGAGCACATAAAGGTATTGGAACCTAATGCAACCCATTCTTGTtcaaggaggaggaggatgttGCCCAGAGTGGGCGGAGTGGCATGTATACTGCATCACCCTCACCCTAGCTGA
- the LOC131300407 gene encoding mitogen-activated protein kinase 15-like isoform X13, which produces MSLLGPVGGLVWEIVSTTVVTYAVPWLSEFVAQRILPLWQRYWPVIYQSVLVPAYHLVSDTIQPLLHDLLSNHGDSSAVSASESPPGGTLPLDQKTLDPPQDHDSLTVSNVSNGLVSDHEDIIGTSLSEMHTPLDGGGTVESASVDVDFCREYDEGKRYRIEKVIGKGSCGVVCSAYDTQLREKVAIKKISDVFRHVSDATRILREIKLLRLLHHPDIVGIKHILLPPSRDFKDIYIVFELTECDLRDLIKANDELTPEHCRFFLYQLLRGLKYIHTANVFHRDLNPRNILTIADCKIKIRDFSHAFVDTPTAIFCADYVATRWYKAPELCGVGQFFSKYSAAIDIWSIGCIFAELLTGKPLFPGENHVHHLDLITDLLGTPSPESIAKIKNEGARTSLSSMGKKRPIPFPQKFPNVDPQALVLLKRMLALDPEDRPSAEEALADPYFNDLAGLEREPSAEPVMEAEFAFERLFVTKADIQELMYQEILEYHPQLKEHIKVLEPNATHSCSRRRRMLPRVGGVACILHHPHPS; this is translated from the exons ATGTCACTTCTCGGACCGGTGGGGGGCTTGGTATGGGAAATTGTTTCGACCACTGTTGTGACATATGCCGTTCCTTGGCTCTCCGAGTTTGTGGCGCAGAGAATTCTCCCGTTGTGGCAGAGATATTGGCCTGTTATTTACCAGAGCGTCCTTGTTCCCGCATATCATCTTGTTTCAGATACTATTCAACCCTTACTACATGATCTTCTGTCTAATCATGGTGATTCCTCTGCAGTATCCGCGTCTGAATCTCCTCCTGGAGGGACTTTG CCCCTTGATCAGAAGACCCTTGATCCGCCACAAGACCATGATTCGCTTACCGTTTCCAATGTATCAAATGGTCTGGTATCTGATCATGAGGATATCATTGGGACGTCTCTCTCTGAAATGCACACTCCCCTTGATGGAGGAGGGACAGTGGAAAGC gcATCTGTGGATGTCGATTTTTGCAGGGAATATGACGAGGGGAAGAGGTATAGAATAGAGAAAGTAATTGGCAAGGGTAGCTGTGGTGTTGTCTGCTCAGCATATGATACTCAGCTCCGGGAAAAAGTTGCAATTAAGAAAATTAGTGATGTCTTTAGACATGTTTCTGATGCCACACGCATTCTTCGTGAGATTAAGCTTCTTCGATTACTCCATCATCCAGACATTGTGGGAATCAAGCATATCTTATTGCCTCCTTCCAGAGACTTCAAAGATATATACATTGTTTTCGAACTCACAGAATGTGATTTGCGCGACCTTATTAAAGCGAATGACGAGTTGACACCTGAACATTGTCGGTTCTTTCTGTATCAGCTTCTTCGAGGGTTGAAGTACATACACACAG CAAATGTCTTTCACCGAGATCTAAACCCAAGAAACATTTTAACAATTGCTGACTGCAAAATCAAGATACGTGACTTTAGTCATGCCTTCGTTGATACCCCAACTGCTATATTTTGCGCG GACTATGTTGCAACAAGATGGTACAAGGCTCCTGAATTGTGTGGAGTTGGACAGTTTTTCTCAAAG TACTCTGCTGCAATAGATATATGGAGCATTGGCTGCATATTTGCAGAACTTTTAACTGGAAAGCCTCTATTTCCTGGGGAAAATCATGTCCATCACTTGGACTTGATAACAGATCTTTTGGGCACACCATCTCCAGAATCCATTGCCAAG ATAAAGAATGAGGGAGCTCGTACGAGCTTAAGCAGCATGGGGAAGAAAAGGCCTATTCCTTTCCCCCAAAAGTTTCCAAATGTAGATCCACAAGCACTTGTGTTGCTGAAAAGAATGTTAGCCTTGGATCCCGAGGATCGACCGTCTGCTGAAGAG GCTCTTGCAGATCCATATTTCAATGATTTGGCTGGGCTTGAGAGGGAGCCGTCTGCTGAACCAGTTATGGAGGCTGAATTTGCATTTGAAAGACTATTTGTGACCAAGGCAGACATACAAGAACTAATGTACCAGGAGATTCTTGAATACCATCCGCAGTTGAAGGAGCACATAAAGGTATTGGAACCTAATGCAACCCATTCTTGTtcaaggaggaggaggatgttGCCCAGAGTGGGCGGAGTGGCATGTATACTGCATCACCCTCACCCTAGCTGA